A genome region from Bradyrhizobium commune includes the following:
- a CDS encoding DUF2778 domain-containing protein, translating into MLSLAAFALALGGAAWVAGSGDSTPLVTAALPPANSPSFDDRFASLSASPPARELGLRTLERSALNAVQLKLRDAKAMLAQKLQADDWRSTLTDDSRPAIDETRPSQRADGIPMPRSRPVQADFASQVASSQAYADSNPRVDNRNFLEKFTDKIKLASLTPDSGLFGKAPDLAALGYDSKTAVYDISAKALYLPNGAALEAHSGMGALMDDPEHVDQRMVGATPPATYDLKPREKLFHGVRALRMTPAEGTSALGRVGLLTHNYMLGPRGDSNGCVSIKDYDRFLKAYDNGEFNRIVVVPSLGGSTTASQRASTDS; encoded by the coding sequence TTGCTGTCTTTGGCCGCCTTTGCGTTGGCGCTGGGCGGCGCCGCTTGGGTCGCGGGCTCGGGTGATTCGACCCCTCTCGTCACCGCCGCGCTGCCGCCGGCCAATTCCCCCTCGTTTGACGATCGTTTCGCCTCGCTGTCGGCAAGCCCGCCTGCGCGCGAGCTCGGCCTCCGGACGCTGGAGCGCTCCGCCTTGAATGCGGTGCAGCTCAAATTGCGCGACGCCAAGGCGATGCTGGCCCAGAAGCTTCAGGCCGACGACTGGCGCTCGACGCTGACCGATGACAGTCGGCCCGCGATCGACGAGACGCGGCCCTCGCAGCGGGCCGACGGCATCCCGATGCCGCGCTCGCGCCCGGTCCAGGCGGATTTCGCCTCCCAAGTCGCCTCCAGCCAAGCCTATGCCGACTCCAATCCCAGGGTCGACAACCGTAATTTCCTCGAGAAGTTCACCGACAAGATCAAGCTGGCCTCGCTGACGCCCGACAGCGGCCTGTTCGGCAAGGCGCCGGATCTCGCCGCCCTCGGCTACGATTCGAAGACGGCGGTCTATGACATCTCGGCCAAGGCGCTCTACCTGCCGAACGGCGCTGCGCTGGAAGCCCATTCGGGCATGGGCGCGCTGATGGACGACCCCGAGCATGTCGACCAGCGCATGGTCGGCGCGACGCCGCCCGCAACCTATGACCTGAAGCCGCGTGAAAAACTGTTCCACGGCGTGCGGGCGCTGCGCATGACGCCTGCCGAAGGCACCAGCGCGCTCGGGCGCGTCGGCCTGCTCACCCACAATTACATGCTTGGGCCGCGCGGCGATTCCAATGGCTGCGTCTCGATCAAGGACTATGATCGTTTTTTGAAGGCCTATGACAATGGCGAGTTCAATCGCATTGTCGTGGTGCCGAGCCTGGGCGGATCGACAACCGCCTCGCAACGCGCCAGCACCGACTCCTGA
- a CDS encoding MarR family winged helix-turn-helix transcriptional regulator yields the protein MQPGKAGARKRTASKGPRRAPRATKPARSPPRTASGAKPARAKPLALGDLSRLLGYSIRRAQLWIFREFSRQLAAFEISPAQFSVLCVIDANPGVNQLAVAQLLSIERAGLGRLVDHLEGRGLVRRTASAINRRYYVLYLTGAGMALLERLRPAVGASDKALAAKIGPRAYKNLQRALSTFVEDA from the coding sequence ATGCAGCCAGGCAAGGCAGGGGCGAGAAAACGGACCGCCTCCAAAGGACCGCGGCGAGCGCCGCGCGCGACCAAGCCGGCGCGATCGCCGCCGCGAACGGCGTCGGGTGCAAAGCCGGCGCGGGCGAAACCGCTCGCGCTCGGCGACCTCTCGCGACTGCTGGGCTACAGCATCCGCCGGGCGCAGCTCTGGATCTTCAGGGAGTTCAGCCGGCAATTGGCGGCGTTCGAGATCAGTCCCGCCCAGTTCTCCGTGCTCTGCGTGATCGACGCCAATCCCGGCGTCAACCAGCTTGCCGTCGCTCAGCTGTTGTCGATCGAACGGGCCGGGCTCGGCAGGTTGGTGGATCATCTGGAAGGCCGTGGCCTGGTGCGGCGCACGGCGTCGGCGATCAACCGCCGCTATTACGTGCTCTATCTGACCGGCGCCGGCATGGCGCTGCTGGAACGGCTAAGGCCCGCGGTCGGGGCAAGCGACAAGGCGCTCGCGGCCAAGATCGGACCGCGCGCCTACAAGAACTTGCAGCGGGCGCTGTCGACCTTTGTCGAAGACGCTTGA
- a CDS encoding methyl-accepting chemotaxis protein, which yields MKIGTLLTTAIVSLSTVGGGLAVYVAVTKYQTMDRIAEAQGRLAIVRAVSDIPRYLNPERGFATNILYGPATVDPAQLAEHDKLRKQTDGARDKMNALRKELPGSLDDGNTIGGNIDGINAKFTALREAVDKAIAGPADARKDAARKIVADNGVLNSGVTALLNEQVRRMAILNGDAYRQASYANIAMTLRDIGGLNASLHKNLVGSKKVATDAEKADIARSQGRNDQIVISLQELRGNPATPANVAAALETMNSVYVEAFGREQKLVKEGAATGKYEHDVDTYYAESQRGLGAIIGVRDAFYDNAEQVLANASSSARTSFTIALAGLVAVLIASIGLVVTVRRRVCAPIVSLTSRMSQLADGDVADNIPGAERSDEIGAMAAAVQVFKDNMIRADLLAAEKQAENDGKMRRAQALDELTRSFEAKVTELVGGLSRASSTMESTAQSMTSTAAQTNSQAAVVAAASEQTSTNVQTVASATEELTSSIAEIGRQVAQSTEIAARAVDNARRTGDTARALADGAQKIGDVVTLIQSIAEQTNLLALNATIEAARAGDAGRGFAVVASEVKSLAGQTAKATTEISEQISAIQAASDETVTAIRNVADVIAEIDQIGTAIAAAIEQQGSATKEISRSVQEAARGTQEVNTNISGVQRAADDTGAAASEVLGAAEQLSTQSRDLAGQFDRFLSEVRAA from the coding sequence ATGAAAATCGGTACGCTGCTGACCACCGCCATCGTCTCGCTCTCGACCGTCGGCGGCGGCCTCGCCGTCTACGTCGCGGTCACGAAATACCAGACGATGGACAGGATCGCCGAGGCGCAGGGCCGGCTCGCGATCGTCCGCGCGGTCAGCGACATTCCGCGTTACCTCAACCCCGAGCGCGGCTTTGCCACCAACATCCTCTATGGACCTGCGACCGTCGACCCGGCGCAGCTTGCCGAGCATGACAAGCTGCGCAAGCAGACCGACGGTGCGCGCGACAAGATGAACGCGCTGCGCAAGGAGCTGCCCGGCTCGCTGGATGACGGCAACACCATCGGCGGCAACATCGACGGCATCAATGCGAAATTCACCGCGCTGCGCGAGGCGGTCGACAAGGCGATCGCGGGCCCTGCGGATGCGCGCAAGGACGCAGCCAGGAAGATCGTCGCCGACAACGGCGTGCTCAACAGCGGCGTCACCGCGCTTCTCAACGAGCAGGTCCGCCGCATGGCGATCCTCAATGGCGACGCCTACCGGCAGGCGAGCTACGCCAATATCGCGATGACGCTGCGCGACATCGGCGGCCTCAACGCCAGCCTGCACAAGAATCTCGTCGGCTCGAAAAAGGTCGCGACCGACGCCGAGAAGGCCGACATCGCCCGGTCGCAGGGACGCAACGACCAGATCGTGATATCGCTCCAGGAGCTGCGCGGCAATCCGGCGACGCCCGCCAACGTCGCCGCCGCGCTCGAGACCATGAATTCGGTCTATGTCGAGGCCTTCGGCCGCGAGCAGAAGCTCGTCAAGGAGGGCGCGGCCACCGGCAAGTACGAGCACGACGTCGACACCTATTACGCGGAATCGCAGCGCGGCCTCGGCGCCATCATTGGTGTCCGCGACGCCTTCTACGACAATGCCGAGCAGGTTCTCGCCAACGCCTCGTCGTCCGCGCGCACGAGCTTCACGATCGCGCTTGCAGGCCTCGTCGCCGTGCTGATCGCCAGCATCGGCCTCGTGGTGACGGTGCGACGCCGCGTCTGCGCGCCAATCGTCAGCCTGACGTCGCGGATGTCCCAGCTTGCCGACGGCGATGTTGCGGACAACATCCCCGGCGCCGAGCGCTCCGACGAAATCGGGGCGATGGCCGCAGCCGTCCAGGTGTTCAAGGACAACATGATCCGGGCCGACCTCCTCGCGGCCGAGAAACAGGCCGAGAACGACGGCAAGATGCGCCGCGCGCAGGCGCTCGACGAGCTCACCCGCTCATTCGAAGCCAAGGTCACCGAGCTTGTCGGGGGCCTGTCCCGGGCGTCCTCCACGATGGAGAGCACCGCGCAATCGATGACCTCGACGGCGGCCCAGACCAACAGCCAGGCCGCGGTCGTGGCGGCCGCCTCCGAGCAGACCTCGACCAACGTGCAAACGGTCGCGAGCGCCACCGAAGAGCTCACCTCCTCGATCGCCGAGATCGGCCGCCAGGTTGCACAAAGCACGGAGATCGCGGCCCGCGCCGTCGACAACGCCCGCCGCACCGGCGACACCGCGCGTGCGCTCGCCGACGGCGCGCAGAAGATCGGCGACGTCGTCACGCTGATCCAGAGCATCGCCGAGCAGACCAATCTGCTCGCGCTCAACGCCACCATCGAGGCCGCGCGCGCCGGCGACGCCGGCCGCGGCTTTGCCGTGGTCGCCTCCGAGGTGAAATCGCTGGCCGGGCAGACCGCCAAGGCCACCACCGAAATCTCCGAGCAGATCTCGGCGATCCAGGCCGCGAGCGACGAGACCGTCACTGCGATCCGCAACGTCGCCGACGTCATCGCCGAAATCGACCAGATCGGCACCGCGATTGCTGCCGCGATCGAGCAACAGGGCTCGGCGACCAAGGAGATCTCACGCAGCGTCCAGGAGGCCGCCCGCGGCACCCAGGAGGTCAACACCAACATATCAGGCGTGCAGCGCGCCGCCGACGACACCGGTGCGGCCGCTTCGGAAGTGCTGGGCGCAGCCGAACAGCTCTCGACCCAGTCGCGCGACCTCGCCGGACAGTTCGACCGCTTCCTGAGCGAGGTCCGGGCGGCGTAA
- a CDS encoding SMI1/KNR4 family protein: MDLAKFISGIDCPDEEAPSEAALVAFETSIGCRLPDDYRRFLLACAGGYCRGAAEFNWPQGHWAGAVQMVFGLRPDEPDCSLVLVRQEPQWPTVDELLWIMSDHGGNPICMTIDKAHFGKIWFIDHEVAEYDKPWTLAEAMSDKWGYVLELAPTFGDFLAGLYEEAEAA; encoded by the coding sequence GTGGATCTTGCAAAATTCATTTCAGGCATTGATTGCCCTGATGAGGAGGCGCCGAGCGAAGCAGCGCTCGTGGCGTTCGAGACGTCGATCGGCTGCCGCTTGCCGGATGATTATCGCCGTTTCCTGCTGGCCTGCGCCGGCGGCTATTGCCGTGGTGCGGCCGAATTCAACTGGCCGCAAGGGCACTGGGCCGGGGCCGTCCAGATGGTGTTCGGCTTGCGGCCGGACGAGCCCGATTGCTCGCTGGTCCTGGTGCGTCAGGAGCCACAATGGCCGACCGTGGACGAGCTGCTATGGATCATGAGCGATCACGGCGGCAATCCGATCTGCATGACGATCGACAAAGCACATTTCGGCAAGATCTGGTTCATCGATCACGAGGTTGCCGAATACGACAAGCCGTGGACGCTCGCTGAAGCGATGTCGGACAAATGGGGCTACGTGCTGGAGCTTGCGCCGACGTTCGGTGATTTCCTCGCCGGCCTGTATGAGGAAGCCGAGGCGGCGTGA
- a CDS encoding dihydrodipicolinate synthase family protein, which produces MHHSQINSEVRKLIAEGTVLPAHPLALTAERRLDERHQRALTRYYIDAGSGGLAVGVHTTQFAIRDVGLYRPVLELAAETATSWTRRPLAMVAGLAGPTQQAIAEARTARDIGYHAGLLSLAAMKSASEDEIIAHCTAVAAEIPLVGFYLQPAVGGVILSSRFWQRFAAIDNVIAIKIAPFNRYRTLDVLRGVAAAGALDRVALYTGNDDHILLDLMLPFDLRDNGVTTRTYFKGGLLGHWSVWTASAIKQFERCKQARHKDSVPADLLALDARVTDCNSAFFDVANNFHGCIAGCHEVLRRQGLMQGLWCLDPNEGLSPGQKDEIDRVCREHADLSDDAFVSANLGKWLA; this is translated from the coding sequence ATGCACCACAGCCAGATCAACAGCGAGGTCCGCAAGCTGATTGCCGAGGGCACCGTGCTGCCGGCACACCCGCTGGCGCTCACCGCCGAGCGCCGGCTCGACGAGCGGCATCAGCGCGCGCTGACGCGCTATTACATCGACGCCGGCTCCGGCGGCCTCGCGGTCGGCGTGCACACAACGCAATTCGCGATCCGCGATGTCGGCCTCTATCGCCCGGTGTTGGAGCTTGCTGCCGAGACCGCCACGAGCTGGACCAGGCGTCCGCTGGCGATGGTCGCGGGCCTCGCCGGTCCGACCCAGCAGGCCATCGCTGAAGCCCGCACCGCACGCGACATCGGTTATCATGCGGGATTGCTCAGCCTTGCCGCGATGAAGAGCGCCTCCGAGGACGAGATCATCGCGCACTGCACGGCCGTGGCCGCCGAGATCCCGCTGGTTGGCTTCTATCTTCAGCCGGCCGTCGGCGGCGTGATTCTGTCCAGCCGGTTCTGGCAACGCTTTGCCGCGATCGACAACGTCATCGCAATCAAGATCGCGCCGTTCAACCGTTATCGCACGCTCGACGTGCTGCGCGGCGTCGCAGCCGCCGGCGCGCTCGACCGCGTCGCGCTCTACACCGGCAATGACGATCACATCCTGCTCGACCTGATGCTGCCGTTCGATCTGCGCGACAACGGCGTCACCACGCGGACCTATTTCAAGGGCGGTCTGCTCGGCCACTGGTCGGTGTGGACGGCGAGCGCGATAAAACAGTTCGAGCGCTGCAAGCAGGCGCGGCACAAGGACAGCGTGCCTGCCGATCTGCTCGCGCTCGATGCCCGCGTCACCGACTGCAACAGCGCCTTCTTCGACGTCGCCAACAATTTCCACGGCTGCATCGCCGGCTGCCACGAGGTGCTGCGGCGCCAGGGCCTGATGCAGGGCCTGTGGTGCCTCGATCCGAACGAAGGACTGAGCCCCGGTCAGAAGGACGAGATCGACCGCGTCTGCCGCGAGCATGCCGACCTCAGCGACGATGCGTTCGTCTCGGCCAATCTCGGTAAATGGCTGGCATGA
- a CDS encoding GNAT family N-acetyltransferase, with protein sequence MAATDGPSVIKLGVEDAIAGLVLSTEANWNQTEEDWRVFLREGVVFGIRNGALVVATAALLPYGGNNAWISMVLVTASHRRRGLATRLVDACLATATKNGLTSWLDATPDGAMVYGPLGFTPTLQLRRLKLVKPGAAAARPPAAATLDALRARDLRATGFDRSPLLTAFAQRSGSRIVSANGAIALVRDGRTARHIGPLCADDAAEALALVHAIARSESGPLLIDAVASQSAFLEGLTASGWIIERPFQRMRFGSAAATAEETPFAVAGPEFG encoded by the coding sequence ATGGCCGCTACTGACGGTCCGTCCGTCATCAAGCTCGGCGTCGAGGATGCGATCGCAGGCCTCGTGCTCTCGACGGAAGCGAACTGGAACCAGACCGAAGAGGACTGGCGCGTCTTCCTGCGCGAGGGCGTCGTGTTCGGAATCCGCAACGGCGCGTTGGTGGTCGCGACCGCCGCGCTGCTGCCTTACGGCGGCAACAACGCCTGGATCAGCATGGTGCTGGTGACGGCAAGCCATCGCCGCCGCGGCCTTGCAACGCGGCTTGTCGACGCCTGCCTGGCAACAGCAACGAAGAACGGCCTGACCAGCTGGCTCGACGCGACGCCCGACGGCGCCATGGTCTACGGGCCGCTCGGCTTCACGCCGACGCTGCAATTGCGGCGGCTGAAGCTGGTGAAGCCCGGTGCGGCGGCCGCGCGACCACCTGCGGCCGCGACGCTCGACGCGCTGCGCGCCCGCGACTTGCGCGCGACCGGTTTTGACCGCTCCCCGCTCCTGACCGCCTTCGCACAGCGCTCCGGCTCCCGCATCGTGTCCGCGAATGGAGCCATTGCGCTGGTCCGGGACGGCCGGACCGCGCGCCACATCGGTCCGCTGTGTGCCGACGATGCCGCCGAAGCGCTCGCCCTGGTTCATGCGATCGCACGCTCCGAGAGCGGACCGTTGCTGATCGACGCCGTCGCGTCGCAGAGCGCGTTCCTGGAGGGATTGACCGCCTCGGGCTGGATCATCGAGCGCCCCTTCCAGCGCATGCGATTTGGTTCAGCCGCCGCCACAGCTGAGGAAACGCCATTCGCCGTCGCCGGCCCCGAATTCGGATAG
- a CDS encoding tannase/feruloyl esterase family alpha/beta hydrolase — protein MKRLFLASTIVATWASLGAQVSARGLPPSGVAPRASCTALTGLTLPNTQILSATQKSGYCNVVGIINKRVSTQDPDHFTYGIGFALNLPNTWHGRFEMMGGGGTDGSLNADPQGAAGVELGEGWAVAADDGGHEDNATNAVGGYQDDDANAGGSAHFAIDAQARSDYGYNGIEKTATTAKQIISYFYGLDTVYSYIMGCSNGGRDAMVASQRSPWLFDGVISQNPGFNLPQAGLAEAWNEQVLGTLSTSKDVNGQPFIPDTFPVQDLQVASAAILSACDALDGLVDGIIDNYHACTAKKVTPALASYTCGTGSHGSTPHGGTCLTKPQIDALKKIYAGPVNSRGERLYSNWFWDAGIWTPPTAPGAGWQLWNVVTAPVPSVNTAINLTLGAGALPMIFQTPPVVTPVNGPNGQEAFVFHFNFDADAPKIFTRAKAYPESSMDFMAAIATDLRPFRARGGKLIISSSVNDGIFSGAAIARWYRKMNQRMDNRATDFARLFMVPNMAHCGGGAATTSFATNELKAITDWVENGIAPERIVAANTNTTSPYPAGGLFDPRVAMNFPTGGTRPLCVYPKIPSYKGSGLTSDAANFACVDPGFKPGGDHDFHDDDDGRGDDRH, from the coding sequence GTGAAACGACTTTTTCTCGCCTCGACCATCGTCGCCACCTGGGCGTCTCTCGGCGCGCAGGTCTCGGCACGCGGGCTGCCGCCGAGCGGCGTGGCCCCGCGCGCGTCCTGCACCGCGCTGACCGGCCTCACTTTGCCGAACACGCAAATCCTGAGCGCGACCCAGAAGTCTGGCTATTGCAACGTGGTCGGCATCATCAACAAGCGCGTCTCGACGCAGGATCCCGATCATTTCACCTATGGCATCGGCTTCGCGCTCAATTTGCCCAACACCTGGCACGGCCGCTTCGAGATGATGGGCGGTGGCGGCACTGACGGCAGCCTCAATGCAGATCCGCAAGGTGCAGCCGGCGTCGAGCTCGGCGAGGGTTGGGCCGTCGCAGCCGATGACGGCGGCCACGAGGACAATGCGACCAATGCGGTCGGCGGCTATCAGGACGACGATGCCAATGCCGGCGGCTCGGCCCATTTCGCGATCGACGCGCAGGCCCGCAGCGACTACGGCTACAACGGCATCGAGAAGACCGCGACCACGGCCAAGCAGATCATTTCCTATTTCTACGGCCTCGACACCGTCTATTCCTACATCATGGGATGCTCGAACGGCGGCCGCGACGCGATGGTGGCGTCGCAGCGATCGCCCTGGCTGTTCGACGGCGTGATCTCGCAAAATCCCGGCTTCAACCTACCGCAGGCGGGCCTTGCCGAAGCCTGGAACGAGCAGGTGCTCGGCACGCTTTCGACCAGCAAGGACGTCAACGGCCAGCCCTTCATTCCCGACACTTTCCCCGTGCAGGACCTCCAGGTCGCATCGGCTGCGATCCTGAGCGCCTGCGACGCGCTCGACGGCCTGGTCGACGGGATCATCGACAACTACCATGCCTGCACCGCGAAGAAGGTTACCCCGGCGCTCGCCAGCTATACCTGCGGCACCGGCTCGCACGGCAGCACGCCGCATGGCGGCACCTGCCTCACCAAGCCCCAGATCGACGCACTGAAGAAGATCTATGCCGGGCCCGTCAACTCGAGGGGCGAGCGGCTCTACTCGAACTGGTTCTGGGATGCCGGCATCTGGACGCCGCCGACCGCACCCGGCGCAGGCTGGCAATTGTGGAACGTCGTCACCGCGCCGGTGCCCAGCGTCAACACCGCGATCAACCTGACGCTCGGCGCCGGCGCGCTCCCGATGATCTTCCAGACGCCCCCCGTGGTCACGCCGGTCAACGGGCCGAACGGCCAGGAAGCCTTCGTGTTCCACTTCAACTTCGACGCCGACGCGCCAAAAATCTTCACCAGGGCCAAGGCCTACCCGGAGAGTTCGATGGACTTCATGGCGGCGATCGCAACCGATCTGCGTCCGTTCAGGGCGCGTGGCGGCAAGCTGATCATCTCGTCCTCGGTCAATGACGGCATCTTCTCAGGCGCCGCGATTGCCCGCTGGTACCGCAAGATGAACCAGCGCATGGACAACCGCGCGACCGATTTCGCCAGGCTGTTCATGGTGCCGAACATGGCGCATTGCGGCGGCGGCGCGGCCACCACGAGCTTTGCGACAAACGAGCTCAAGGCCATCACCGACTGGGTCGAGAACGGCATCGCGCCGGAACGCATCGTGGCGGCCAATACCAACACGACATCGCCCTACCCGGCCGGAGGTCTGTTCGATCCGAGGGTTGCCATGAACTTCCCGACCGGAGGCACGAGGCCGCTCTGCGTCTATCCGAAGATTCCGTCCTACAAGGGCAGCGGCCTGACCAGCGACGCCGCGAATTTCGCGTGCGTCGATCCCGGCTTCAAGCCCGGTGGCGATCATGATTTCCACGACGACGACGACGGCCGCGGCGACGACAGGCATTGA
- a CDS encoding IS481 family transposase yields the protein MPWREVSVMDQRREFVMLAKQEGVNRRKLCRQFGISAQTGYKWIERYDAGDTTLADRSRRPHRSPDRTEAAIEQQIVALRDVHPAWGARKILHRLKRDRQAVPAISTTHEILRRYDRVSEPAGRPGQPYIRFEKEAPNQLWQMDFKGHSPLEDGVSCHPLTMLDDHSRFSLCLAACDNERGSTVQGHLRETFRRYGLPDAMFVDNGGPWGFTLEDPWTGLTVWLLKLGVRVIHSRPYHPQSRGKNERFHRTLKAEVFAFRRYRDLAEVQRAFDQWRAVYNLDRPHEALNYNVPASRYQPSSREMPDRLPAVEYDEHEVVRSVSTTKAYVSFKGKLWKVPQAFRGERLAIRPLNTDGRFGIFFAAHQIAAIDLG from the coding sequence ATGCCGTGGCGAGAGGTGTCTGTCATGGACCAGCGGCGCGAGTTTGTGATGCTTGCTAAGCAGGAAGGAGTGAACCGGCGGAAGCTGTGCCGGCAGTTCGGGATTAGTGCCCAGACTGGTTACAAGTGGATCGAGCGCTATGATGCAGGGGATACGACGCTGGCCGATCGCTCGCGCCGGCCGCATCGCAGCCCGGATCGTACTGAGGCTGCGATCGAGCAGCAGATTGTGGCCTTGCGCGATGTCCACCCGGCCTGGGGGGCGCGCAAGATTTTGCATCGTCTAAAGCGCGACCGGCAAGCCGTGCCGGCGATATCGACGACGCACGAGATCCTGCGTCGCTACGATCGCGTGAGCGAGCCTGCGGGGAGACCTGGACAGCCCTACATCCGCTTCGAGAAGGAGGCACCCAATCAGCTCTGGCAGATGGACTTCAAGGGACACAGCCCACTCGAGGACGGCGTATCCTGCCACCCGCTGACGATGCTGGACGATCACTCGCGGTTCTCGTTGTGCCTGGCTGCTTGTGACAACGAGCGAGGTTCGACCGTGCAAGGGCATCTGAGGGAGACATTCCGCCGGTACGGCCTCCCCGATGCGATGTTCGTCGACAATGGCGGCCCCTGGGGCTTCACCCTTGAAGACCCCTGGACCGGGCTGACGGTCTGGCTTTTGAAGCTTGGCGTCCGGGTGATCCACAGCCGGCCGTATCATCCGCAGAGCCGAGGAAAGAACGAACGCTTCCATCGCACGCTGAAGGCCGAGGTATTTGCCTTCAGGCGCTACCGCGACCTTGCCGAGGTGCAGCGCGCATTCGACCAATGGCGAGCCGTCTACAATCTCGATCGGCCGCATGAGGCTTTGAACTACAACGTTCCGGCAAGCCGGTACCAACCCAGTTCGCGGGAAATGCCGGACAGATTGCCCGCGGTGGAATACGACGAGCACGAGGTCGTCCGTTCCGTCTCCACCACCAAGGCCTATGTCAGCTTCAAAGGCAAATTGTGGAAGGTTCCGCAGGCCTTCCGCGGCGAACGGCTTGCGATCCGTCCACTCAATACCGACGGCAGGTTCGGCATCTTCTTCGCTGCGCACCAGATCGCGGCGATCGATTTAGGATGA
- a CDS encoding DUF1810 domain-containing protein codes for MTDAFDLDRFVQAQNPVYRDVQGELARGRKQSHWMWFIFPQVAGLGLSAMSQRYAIGSRAEAKAYLAHPTLGPRLVQCTNLVLAVEGRTINAILGAPDDAKFRSSMTLFSAVSEEPIFAQAIDQYFAGAQDNATLQILSALDREA; via the coding sequence ATGACCGATGCGTTCGACCTCGACCGGTTCGTTCAGGCCCAAAACCCGGTTTATCGCGACGTCCAGGGGGAGCTGGCCCGCGGGCGGAAGCAGAGCCACTGGATGTGGTTCATTTTCCCGCAGGTCGCAGGCCTCGGTCTCAGCGCCATGTCGCAGCGCTATGCCATAGGCTCACGCGCGGAGGCCAAGGCCTATCTCGCCCACCCCACCCTCGGCCCACGCCTCGTCCAATGCACGAATCTCGTGCTCGCCGTCGAGGGGCGAACCATCAACGCGATCCTCGGCGCGCCGGACGACGCCAAATTCCGATCGTCGATGACGTTGTTCAGCGCCGTGTCCGAAGAGCCCATTTTCGCTCAGGCAATCGACCAATATTTCGCGGGCGCGCAGGACAACGCGACGCTTCAGATCCTCTCAGCCCTTGATCGAGAGGCGTAG
- a CDS encoding ABC transporter ATP-binding protein: protein MAGMTDEPFISLRGVRKVYRSGGAEFLAVSDVTMDVQEGELVSLVGPSGCGKTTVMKILAGLHGADGGTVKIGHAKSPFDPTRDIGMVFQQALLLKWRTILDNVLLPAEIVGLPIKAARERARDLLNLVGLAGDEQKYPRELSGGMQQRTAIARAFIHDPKLILMDEPFGALDALTREQMNLEMLRIWRESGKTIIFVTHSIQEAVFLSSHCAVLTAGPARMADYFPIDLPFPRALPLKTTDAFGAYARRIYAKLGLGAA, encoded by the coding sequence ATGGCTGGCATGACGGACGAGCCCTTCATCAGCCTGCGCGGCGTCCGAAAGGTCTATCGCTCCGGCGGCGCCGAATTCCTGGCGGTCTCCGACGTGACGATGGACGTGCAGGAAGGTGAGCTGGTGTCGCTAGTCGGCCCGTCCGGCTGCGGCAAGACCACGGTGATGAAGATTTTGGCCGGCCTGCACGGTGCCGACGGCGGCACGGTGAAGATCGGCCATGCGAAAAGCCCGTTCGATCCGACCCGCGACATCGGCATGGTGTTCCAGCAGGCGCTGCTGTTGAAATGGCGGACGATCCTCGACAACGTGCTGCTGCCGGCCGAGATCGTCGGCCTGCCGATCAAGGCCGCGCGCGAGCGGGCGCGCGACCTGCTCAACCTCGTGGGCCTCGCCGGCGACGAGCAGAAATATCCGCGAGAGCTCTCCGGCGGCATGCAGCAGCGCACCGCGATCGCGCGCGCCTTCATCCACGATCCCAAGCTGATCCTGATGGACGAGCCGTTCGGCGCGCTGGATGCGCTGACGCGCGAGCAGATGAATCTGGAGATGTTGCGGATCTGGCGCGAGAGCGGCAAGACCATCATCTTCGTCACCCACTCGATCCAGGAAGCCGTGTTCCTGTCCTCGCACTGCGCCGTGCTGACCGCGGGCCCCGCGAGGATGGCCGATTACTTCCCGATCGACCTGCCCTTCCCGCGCGCGCTGCCGCTGAAGACGACGGATGCGTTCGGCGCCTATGCGCGGCGCATCTATGCGAAGCTGGGGCTAGGTGCGGCGTGA